The Halorientalis sp. IM1011 genome window below encodes:
- a CDS encoding lactate racemase domain-containing protein: MSVTLPLGETEISVSLPDCDVTVAEPPGGEAVDVRDAAERTAADPYGPELARLADPDDIVTIVVTDVTRATPDDVLVDVLLSELERAGVPREQVTVLVGLGLHRPMTDAEIEAGLGEHADLAINHDPDQTVRVGSVDDCPVEVHERVADADLVVSTGMVEPHQYAGFSGGAKTVAIGAGSESLIRYTHGPEMLANDGVRLGRVADNPFREAVDRAGDEIGLDFCLNVTHGPSGFLGASAGDPRSVVQELATVGREALSVPVSGSYDAVIAGVGAPKDANLYQTTRAATYVVLGDRNPLREGGRVVIPAELPEGAGEGAGERRFYDWLSDAESAAALYEAMRPGYEPGAQRAFVVARALRDHDVYVTDSEHPDVVEECLMHARESVEDAVDPGSDVLVVPDALNTLLVHGED; encoded by the coding sequence ATGTCCGTCACGCTCCCGCTCGGCGAGACCGAGATCTCGGTCTCGCTCCCGGACTGCGACGTGACCGTCGCCGAGCCACCGGGCGGCGAGGCCGTCGACGTACGCGACGCGGCCGAGCGCACGGCCGCCGACCCGTACGGCCCCGAACTCGCCCGGCTCGCCGATCCGGACGATATCGTGACCATCGTCGTGACCGACGTGACCCGCGCGACGCCCGACGACGTACTCGTGGACGTGCTGCTCTCCGAACTGGAGCGCGCCGGCGTCCCCCGCGAGCAGGTCACCGTCCTCGTCGGTCTCGGCCTCCACCGGCCGATGACTGACGCGGAGATCGAGGCGGGCCTCGGGGAACACGCCGACCTCGCGATCAACCACGACCCCGACCAGACCGTGCGTGTCGGGAGTGTCGACGACTGTCCCGTCGAAGTTCACGAGCGCGTCGCCGACGCGGATCTGGTGGTCTCGACGGGGATGGTCGAACCCCACCAGTACGCGGGTTTCTCCGGCGGGGCCAAGACCGTCGCCATCGGCGCGGGGAGCGAGTCGCTGATCCGGTACACCCACGGTCCCGAGATGCTGGCTAACGATGGAGTCCGGCTGGGCCGCGTGGCGGACAATCCCTTCCGCGAGGCCGTCGACCGCGCGGGCGACGAGATCGGACTGGACTTCTGTCTGAACGTGACTCACGGGCCCTCGGGATTCCTCGGCGCGAGCGCGGGTGATCCGCGGTCGGTGGTCCAGGAGCTCGCCACGGTCGGCCGCGAGGCGCTCTCGGTGCCGGTAAGCGGATCCTACGACGCCGTAATCGCGGGCGTCGGTGCGCCGAAAGACGCCAACCTCTACCAGACGACCCGGGCGGCGACCTACGTGGTGCTGGGCGACCGCAACCCCCTTCGGGAGGGCGGTCGGGTCGTGATCCCGGCCGAACTCCCCGAGGGTGCAGGCGAGGGAGCCGGGGAACGGCGCTTCTACGACTGGCTCAGCGACGCAGAAAGCGCCGCCGCGCTCTACGAGGCGATGCGGCCGGGCTACGAACCCGGCGCACAGCGGGCGTTCGTCGTCGCGCGGGCGCTCCGCGATCACGACGTGTACGTGACCGACAGCGAGCATCCCGACGTAGTCGAGGAGTGTCTCATGCACGCCCGGGAATCCGTGGAAGACGCCGTCGACCCCGGCAGTGACGTGCTGGTGGTGCCGGACGCGCTGAACACGCTGCTGGTCCACGGCGAGGACTGA
- a CDS encoding DUF58 domain-containing protein, with protein MTRTRRTHHWRGVVAVALLAAALGVLFKRPLIVLAAAVGVGFAVYPHLRTPPDVSLAVDRRLGERDPSPGESVTVTVTVTNVGESWLPDLRLIDGVPAMLTVVDGTARHAATLRPGESTTFSYTVAAEHGAHRFRPLTAIARDVSGEHEVELEVEAVDEIECLRAPSEPPVAGATDPYPGQVLTDASGAGIEFDHTREYRPGDARSRIDWRQLAKTGSLTTLEFRQERSVAVTVCVDARPVAYRGRPGEPHAISHSVAAARELLEAIWALDERGGLTTLGGSDCWLPPGRGSAHADRARQLLLSHPSLSPQPPEDPSPDGSDGADDSDDQFDRLRTRLDRDAQLFLLTPLADDAVVAFALELAATGRSVTVVSPDVTGEDSPGERLATVERRNRIDRLRRGDVRVVDWDPTNRLRKSVATARKRWQR; from the coding sequence GTGACGCGGACGCGTCGCACCCACCACTGGCGGGGCGTCGTCGCGGTGGCGCTGCTGGCGGCCGCGCTCGGCGTCCTCTTCAAGCGGCCGCTGATCGTACTGGCGGCGGCGGTCGGCGTCGGGTTCGCGGTGTATCCCCACCTGCGAACGCCGCCCGACGTGTCGCTGGCGGTCGACCGCCGGCTGGGCGAGCGCGACCCGTCTCCCGGCGAGTCCGTCACGGTCACCGTCACGGTCACCAACGTGGGTGAGTCGTGGCTGCCGGATCTCCGGCTGATCGACGGGGTGCCCGCGATGCTCACCGTCGTCGACGGGACGGCCCGCCACGCGGCCACGCTCAGGCCCGGCGAGTCGACCACGTTCTCCTACACCGTCGCGGCGGAACACGGCGCTCACCGGTTCCGGCCGCTGACGGCCATCGCCCGCGACGTGAGCGGCGAGCACGAGGTCGAACTGGAAGTGGAGGCCGTCGACGAGATCGAGTGTCTGCGCGCCCCCTCGGAGCCGCCCGTCGCGGGGGCGACCGACCCGTACCCGGGACAGGTGCTGACCGACGCCAGCGGCGCCGGGATCGAGTTCGACCACACCCGGGAGTACCGTCCCGGCGACGCGCGCTCCCGGATCGACTGGCGACAGCTGGCCAAGACCGGGTCGCTCACGACGCTCGAGTTCCGCCAGGAACGCAGCGTCGCGGTGACGGTCTGTGTCGACGCCAGACCGGTCGCCTACCGCGGGCGGCCCGGCGAACCACACGCCATCTCCCACTCCGTCGCGGCCGCGCGGGAACTGCTCGAAGCGATCTGGGCCCTCGACGAACGCGGCGGGCTCACGACCCTCGGGGGCTCCGACTGCTGGCTCCCGCCCGGTCGGGGATCGGCGCACGCCGACCGCGCCCGGCAACTCCTGCTCTCCCACCCGTCGCTCTCGCCGCAACCACCGGAGGACCCGTCCCCAGACGGGAGCGACGGAGCCGACGATTCCGACGACCAGTTCGACCGCCTCCGGACGCGACTGGACCGTGACGCACAGCTGTTCTTGCTCACGCCGCTCGCGGACGACGCCGTCGTCGCCTTCGCGCTGGAACTGGCCGCGACGGGGCGGAGTGTCACCGTCGTCAGCCCGGACGTGACTGGCGAGGACTCCCCGGGCGAACGGCTCGCGACGGTCGAGCGGCGAAACCGGATCGACCGGCTTCGCCGCGGCGACGTCCGGGTGGTCGACTGGGACCCGACGAACCGGCTCCGCAAGAGCGTCGCGACGGCACGAAAGCGGTGGCAACGATGA
- a CDS encoding cupin domain-containing protein, giving the protein MEYEVVDTDSVAEIEMAGIDQFPAGHKQLTAALGLDETHVNVWRYESGDSTAFHAHREQEEVFYVLEGEFEVTLGDPEDPETRRIGPGSAYAAGPEVGHGHEYLGDDEGLVLAIGAPPVDDTFRDPETL; this is encoded by the coding sequence ATGGAGTACGAGGTGGTGGATACGGACTCGGTGGCGGAGATCGAGATGGCGGGGATCGATCAGTTCCCGGCCGGACACAAACAACTCACTGCGGCCCTGGGACTCGACGAGACCCACGTCAACGTCTGGCGCTACGAATCGGGCGACAGCACGGCGTTTCACGCCCACCGCGAACAGGAAGAGGTGTTCTACGTGCTGGAAGGGGAGTTCGAGGTGACGCTGGGTGACCCCGAGGACCCCGAAACCCGCCGGATCGGTCCGGGATCGGCCTACGCCGCCGGCCCGGAGGTCGGTCACGGCCACGAGTACCTCGGCGACGACGAGGGGCTCGTACTGGCGATCGGTGCGCCGCCGGTCGACGACACGTTCCGGGACCCCGAAACCCTCTGA
- a CDS encoding nuclear transport factor 2 family protein has translation MDAADTIRSYYDALRDGEPLGPFFASERPADDAIVKFGLSERLVGTDAVREGLREQTATTADWAVDSRALRATERERHAWFSDAVEMGWTDTEREIRYEFDTRWSGTLELRDGDWRFVGMHVSTAGDR, from the coding sequence ATGGACGCCGCCGACACGATCCGGTCGTACTACGACGCGCTCCGGGACGGGGAGCCGCTGGGGCCGTTCTTCGCGTCCGAGCGTCCGGCGGACGACGCGATCGTCAAGTTCGGCCTCTCCGAGCGACTCGTCGGGACCGACGCCGTCCGCGAGGGGTTGCGCGAACAGACGGCAACGACAGCCGACTGGGCCGTCGACAGCCGTGCCCTTCGGGCGACAGAGCGGGAGCGTCACGCCTGGTTCAGCGACGCCGTCGAGATGGGGTGGACCGACACCGAACGCGAGATCCGGTACGAGTTCGACACGCGCTGGAGCGGCACGCTCGAACTGCGGGACGGGGACTGGCGGTTCGTCGGCATGCACGTCAGCACGGCGGGGGACCGCTGA
- a CDS encoding PadR family transcriptional regulator has product MHDLTGFQRDLLYVIAGYDEPHGLAIKDALEEYYEGEIHHGRLYPNLDTLVEKGLVEKGKKDRRTNVYAVTNRGRRELEARREWEDQFLEESTILA; this is encoded by the coding sequence GTGCACGATCTGACTGGATTCCAGCGCGATCTGCTGTACGTCATCGCGGGGTACGACGAACCGCACGGACTGGCGATCAAGGACGCCCTCGAAGAGTACTACGAGGGCGAGATACACCACGGCCGGCTCTACCCCAACCTCGACACCCTCGTCGAGAAAGGACTCGTCGAGAAAGGGAAGAAAGACCGGCGCACGAACGTCTACGCAGTCACGAACCGGGGTCGTCGCGAACTGGAAGCCCGCCGCGAGTGGGAAGACCAGTTCCTCGAAGAGAGCACGATTCTCGCCTGA
- a CDS encoding DUF4129 domain-containing protein, with protein sequence MNRSQLTSLMVALACVGAVGVSASTLSSSVAADPSDALDPDYEVIPVAGGGIAQLESAIAGSGGNAAPGGSDGGDSRGGDRGPSSQNEAQQDDDGDDERNREDDGAGDAEGGGDGSGENGGGSGGDGGSSAGDGFGLGTDRGGLLDLLTLLVLAALLLTTAYLCYRYRDRFRALFATDGDDPSAEDPRPVPDGPPADDNLVFEAWDDLLSDLDVDRPETLTTRECADAAAADGFDREEIERLRLDFEAVRYGGQPVTDTRRRRARTAQKRLGLNGESP encoded by the coding sequence ATGAACCGGAGTCAACTCACGTCACTGATGGTGGCGCTCGCGTGTGTCGGTGCGGTCGGCGTCTCGGCGTCGACGCTCTCCTCGTCGGTGGCCGCCGACCCCTCGGACGCACTCGATCCCGACTACGAGGTGATCCCCGTCGCCGGCGGCGGCATCGCCCAGCTCGAATCCGCGATCGCGGGCAGCGGTGGGAACGCCGCGCCCGGCGGGAGCGACGGTGGGGACAGCCGCGGCGGTGATCGGGGCCCGAGCAGTCAGAACGAAGCCCAGCAGGACGACGACGGCGACGACGAACGGAACCGCGAGGACGACGGTGCGGGCGACGCCGAGGGCGGGGGCGACGGCAGCGGCGAGAACGGGGGCGGATCCGGCGGCGACGGCGGGAGCAGCGCGGGCGACGGCTTCGGTCTCGGCACGGACCGCGGCGGCCTCCTCGACCTGCTGACGTTGCTCGTCCTCGCCGCCTTGCTACTCACCACGGCGTACCTCTGCTACCGGTACCGCGACCGGTTCCGGGCGCTCTTCGCGACCGACGGCGACGACCCGTCGGCCGAGGATCCCCGACCGGTGCCCGACGGGCCACCCGCCGACGACAACCTCGTCTTCGAGGCGTGGGACGACCTGCTGTCGGATCTGGACGTGGACCGACCCGAGACGCTTACGACGCGGGAGTGTGCCGACGCGGCCGCTGCAGACGGCTTCGACCGCGAGGAGATCGAACGGCTTCGGCTGGACTTCGAGGCCGTGCGCTACGGCGGGCAACCGGTGACCGACACCCGGCGTCGTCGTGCCCGGACCGCACAGAAACGACTCGGACTCAACGGTGAGTCGCCGTGA
- a CDS encoding carboxylesterase/lipase family protein produces the protein MDRRTYLGALGGASVFGAGSGVGSANATWWFSGPTVETESGTVEGYEDDGIEVFEGIPYAHQPVGERRFRPPETPAPSWDGTRDATEFGPRAPQPLLLTTLIDSVGEFVGEEDGCLNLNVWAPEDAEPGDKPVMYWIHGGGYNFGSNRFPGGALAEAGDVVVVAVNYRLNALGFFAHPEISAENPSTPTNFGYLDIRAGLEWVQRNVEGFGGDPDNVTIFGESAGGHAVLTLLTDPEAEGLFHRAISQSGPINEPLYSLSELETRGTEAAAELDCGDDTLACLRDTDPETLAEAYGVAGAIASGATSGQTPPVEQPALIIGVDGEVVRDHPATSIENGEFHDVPVLLGGNAEEYQFFLEFTDDTVPESEAAYRDRLQRIYGDFGDRLVDAYPVSDYDSIEAAYIDVNTDDFFLCSDVAVTDAITSQGGTAYRYVFDDTPTIPVTLLSEDPGAYHTAELSYVFGATVTQQKLPTGINGPGDWELRDRMQGYWSNFAATGDPNGGSLPEWPAANQNQRRVRLQEESVTVETGTGDGCPVFRDVYDRLRSIDR, from the coding sequence ATGGACAGACGGACGTATCTGGGGGCGCTCGGGGGAGCGTCCGTGTTCGGAGCGGGGAGTGGCGTCGGCAGCGCGAACGCGACCTGGTGGTTCTCGGGTCCGACGGTCGAGACCGAGAGCGGGACCGTCGAGGGGTACGAGGACGACGGGATCGAGGTGTTCGAGGGGATTCCGTACGCCCACCAGCCGGTGGGTGAGCGGCGGTTCCGGCCCCCGGAGACGCCCGCGCCGTCGTGGGACGGGACCCGCGACGCGACGGAGTTCGGGCCACGCGCACCGCAACCGCTCCTGTTGACGACGTTGATCGACAGCGTCGGGGAATTCGTCGGCGAGGAGGACGGCTGTCTCAACCTGAACGTCTGGGCACCCGAGGACGCCGAACCCGGGGACAAGCCCGTGATGTACTGGATCCACGGCGGCGGATACAACTTCGGGAGCAACCGGTTCCCCGGCGGGGCGCTGGCCGAGGCCGGCGACGTGGTCGTCGTGGCGGTCAACTACCGGCTGAACGCGCTGGGCTTTTTCGCCCACCCCGAGATCAGTGCCGAGAACCCGTCGACGCCGACCAACTTCGGCTACCTCGACATCCGCGCCGGCCTGGAGTGGGTCCAGCGCAACGTCGAAGGGTTCGGCGGCGACCCGGACAACGTGACCATCTTCGGGGAATCGGCTGGCGGGCACGCCGTCCTCACGCTGTTGACCGATCCCGAGGCGGAGGGACTGTTCCACCGCGCCATCAGTCAGAGCGGACCCATCAACGAACCGCTCTACTCCCTGTCGGAACTGGAGACCCGGGGGACCGAAGCGGCTGCCGAACTGGACTGCGGGGACGACACACTCGCCTGTCTCCGCGACACCGATCCCGAGACGCTGGCCGAGGCCTACGGCGTCGCGGGCGCGATCGCAAGTGGTGCCACGTCCGGGCAAACGCCACCCGTCGAACAGCCGGCACTCATAATCGGCGTCGACGGCGAGGTGGTCCGGGACCACCCCGCGACGTCGATCGAGAACGGCGAGTTCCACGACGTGCCGGTCCTGCTGGGCGGCAACGCCGAGGAGTACCAGTTCTTCCTCGAGTTCACCGACGACACCGTCCCCGAGTCCGAAGCGGCGTACCGCGACCGCCTCCAGCGGATCTACGGCGACTTCGGGGACCGGCTCGTCGACGCCTACCCCGTGAGCGACTACGACTCCATCGAGGCGGCGTACATCGACGTGAACACGGACGACTTTTTCCTCTGCTCGGACGTGGCAGTCACCGACGCCATCACCAGTCAGGGCGGGACGGCCTACCGCTACGTCTTCGACGACACGCCGACGATTCCCGTCACCCTCCTCTCGGAGGACCCCGGCGCGTACCACACCGCCGAACTCTCCTACGTCTTCGGCGCGACCGTCACCCAGCAGAAACTCCCGACCGGGATCAACGGCCCCGGCGACTGGGAACTCCGCGACCGGATGCAGGGCTACTGGTCGAACTTCGCGGCCACGGGCGATCCGAACGGGGGCAGTCTGCCCGAGTGGCCCGCAGCCAATCAGAACCAGCGCCGGGTTCGCCTGCAGGAGGAGTCGGTGACCGTCGAGACGGGGACCGGCGACGGCTGTCCCGTCTTCCGTGACGTGTACGACCGCCTCCGATCGATCGACCGCTGA
- a CDS encoding AAA domain-containing protein, producing the protein MQLRGPVVEVGDSRTVETSRGTSDLAEVRMRPDDGASEAVTVTLWGKWTETADYLEPGMELLVTNAEEDEFRGEIQYSTARESMVVVEPGFLVDVTDVRSWVQCPRMYYLNKLSGLELAYPVVKGTIVHEVFGDLLRGRDLDSAIEDHVAESGLELGLLNKDPESVAAEVRDHASAIEGWLQQGTLTDHDEWRSEQTLVSETYGLKGRADAVRRGGPVELKTGKNTKREPRFQDKMQAACYALLLGEQAVADGVPETAADGSGDPLEDHTAEAPDTGTLLYTKNAAVERTEETGDLSPAKEFSLGPGLLKFVVRTRNEIAAMEHDMSVPTGFEAEAKCEYCFEQDTCMAVSGRLDQESKAGQVGSPIPEDERAYFDRFYRAIEAERRAVHREYTKLWRQSGEERADDDRALIDLEPLGQTERDGGRWELRAKGTGAVSKIREGDVVLASDGHPVRGRAEMARVEELGEEIVVTTDEPVELRRLDVYPSEIGTDRMLTALHDALLKQSPEKKAVLFGRREPEFGEDDTTYIDNNAAQNEAVSLAVRAEDVALIHGPPGTGKTYTLARTVRALVERGERVLLTAFTNRAVDNAIEALEEQGFTDIVRMGTETGVRPDMQEYRLPDSGDPGKLASELREASVVAATTASCGSTVMREQSFDVALVDEAGQLTEPATLAAVSLAEKSVLVGDHQQLPPVVQAADDEEGGAAAPLQTSLFERLIEEYPEAGVMLDRQYRMSQRIQAFASREFYDGQLRPATGAVASQRIDDLPGVETDALPPNLRDSVSFVDPDGRAVGNTNPVEAEAVVDTVQSYVDAGVPPEEIGVIAPYRAQVAEINKRAPAGVTVDTVDRFQGSSKEVIVVSFVATGSLDGPIFEDYRRINVALTRAKKALVLVGDADALETDPVYGRMVEWAR; encoded by the coding sequence GTGCAACTCCGCGGCCCAGTCGTCGAAGTCGGAGACTCTAGAACCGTGGAGACCAGCCGCGGCACCAGCGACCTCGCGGAGGTTCGGATGCGGCCCGATGACGGAGCGAGCGAGGCCGTGACGGTCACGCTCTGGGGGAAGTGGACCGAAACCGCGGACTACCTCGAACCCGGGATGGAACTGCTGGTGACCAACGCCGAGGAAGACGAGTTCCGCGGCGAGATCCAGTACTCGACGGCGCGGGAGTCGATGGTCGTCGTCGAACCCGGCTTCCTCGTGGACGTGACCGACGTGCGCTCGTGGGTGCAGTGCCCCCGGATGTACTACCTCAACAAACTCTCCGGGCTGGAACTGGCCTACCCCGTCGTCAAGGGGACCATCGTCCACGAGGTGTTCGGCGACCTCCTCCGGGGCCGGGACCTCGATTCGGCCATCGAGGACCACGTCGCCGAGTCCGGCCTCGAACTCGGTCTGCTGAACAAAGATCCCGAGTCGGTCGCAGCCGAGGTACGGGACCACGCCAGCGCCATCGAGGGGTGGCTCCAGCAGGGCACCCTGACAGACCACGACGAGTGGCGAAGCGAGCAGACGCTGGTCAGCGAGACCTACGGCCTGAAGGGCCGGGCCGACGCCGTGCGCCGGGGCGGCCCCGTCGAACTCAAGACCGGGAAGAACACCAAGCGCGAACCGCGCTTCCAGGACAAGATGCAGGCGGCCTGTTACGCCCTCCTGCTCGGCGAGCAGGCCGTCGCGGATGGGGTTCCGGAGACCGCCGCGGACGGAAGCGGCGACCCCCTCGAAGACCACACCGCCGAGGCCCCCGACACGGGAACGCTGCTCTACACCAAGAACGCCGCCGTCGAGCGGACCGAGGAGACCGGCGACCTCTCGCCGGCCAAGGAGTTCTCGCTCGGTCCCGGCCTCCTGAAGTTCGTCGTCCGCACGCGCAACGAGATTGCAGCGATGGAACACGATATGAGCGTACCGACGGGGTTCGAGGCCGAGGCCAAGTGCGAGTACTGCTTCGAGCAGGACACCTGCATGGCCGTCTCGGGCCGCCTCGATCAGGAATCGAAGGCCGGGCAGGTCGGCAGTCCGATCCCCGAGGACGAACGCGCGTACTTCGACCGGTTCTACCGCGCCATCGAGGCCGAGCGGCGGGCGGTCCACCGCGAGTACACGAAGCTCTGGCGGCAATCCGGCGAGGAGCGGGCCGACGACGACCGCGCGCTGATCGATCTGGAACCGCTCGGCCAGACCGAACGCGACGGCGGCCGCTGGGAACTCCGCGCGAAGGGAACGGGCGCGGTCTCGAAGATCCGCGAGGGCGACGTGGTGCTGGCCAGCGACGGCCACCCCGTCCGCGGCCGGGCGGAGATGGCCAGAGTGGAGGAACTCGGGGAAGAGATCGTCGTCACGACGGACGAACCCGTCGAGTTGCGGCGGCTGGACGTCTACCCCTCCGAGATCGGCACCGACCGGATGCTCACCGCGCTTCACGACGCCCTGCTCAAGCAGTCGCCCGAGAAGAAGGCGGTCCTGTTCGGCCGCCGCGAACCGGAATTCGGGGAGGACGACACCACGTACATCGACAACAACGCGGCCCAGAACGAGGCGGTCTCGCTCGCCGTCCGGGCCGAGGACGTGGCGCTGATCCACGGCCCGCCCGGCACCGGGAAGACCTACACGCTCGCACGGACCGTGCGCGCGCTGGTCGAGCGTGGCGAGCGCGTCCTGCTGACGGCGTTCACCAACCGCGCGGTCGACAACGCCATCGAGGCGCTCGAAGAACAGGGTTTCACCGACATCGTCCGGATGGGGACCGAGACTGGCGTCCGGCCGGACATGCAGGAGTATCGCCTGCCGGACAGCGGCGACCCCGGAAAACTCGCGAGTGAACTTCGGGAGGCCTCGGTGGTGGCGGCGACCACGGCATCCTGTGGCTCGACGGTGATGCGCGAACAATCGTTCGACGTTGCGCTGGTCGACGAGGCGGGGCAGCTCACCGAGCCGGCGACGCTGGCCGCGGTCTCGCTGGCCGAGAAGAGCGTCCTCGTCGGCGACCACCAGCAACTCCCGCCGGTCGTGCAGGCAGCGGACGACGAAGAGGGGGGTGCGGCCGCGCCGCTCCAGACCTCCCTGTTCGAGCGCCTCATCGAGGAGTATCCCGAGGCGGGCGTCATGCTCGACCGCCAGTACCGGATGTCCCAGCGCATCCAGGCGTTCGCCTCCCGGGAGTTCTACGACGGGCAGTTGCGCCCCGCGACGGGCGCGGTCGCGAGCCAGCGGATCGACGACCTCCCGGGTGTCGAGACCGACGCGCTCCCGCCGAATCTCCGGGACTCGGTGTCGTTCGTCGACCCCGATGGGCGCGCAGTGGGCAACACCAACCCAGTCGAAGCCGAGGCCGTCGTCGATACGGTGCAGTCCTACGTGGATGCGGGCGTCCCGCCCGAGGAGATCGGGGTAATCGCCCCCTACCGCGCGCAGGTCGCCGAGATCAACAAGCGCGCGCCGGCCGGTGTGACCGTGGACACGGTCGACCGGTTCCAGGGGTCCTCGAAGGAGGTGATCGTGGTCTCGTTCGTCGCCACCGGATCGCTCGACGGCCCGATCTTCGAGGACTACCGCCGGATCAACGTCGCGCTGACGCGGGCGAAGAAGGCGCTCGTCCTCGTCGGTGACGCCGACGCGCTGGAAACCGACCCCGTCTACGGCCGGATGGTCGAGTGGGCGCGGTAG
- a CDS encoding zinc-dependent metalloprotease — MGLFRSVQAVTGASGTGPVDWTAVAEAAKASTEPGSIALSREQEEGYADDVREARGRIREVAGIDFDVPDAVEIQNRHHWIDANIDTFQRVMAPLGDQVGLIPGLARMVNTGSMSIALGFLGNNVLGQYDPLLLAESDAHALYFVHPNIARVATMLDVPEPRFRRWIAFHEVSHAAEFGAAPWLADRLEADLERAVDALGEGSLDREALGSLDTTMTAVEGYAELVMDRAFDGEYTDLRRKLDERRQGRGPISMLVRRLLGLGMKRRQYERGKQFFETVADERGVEGASAVWERPENLPTDTELDDPGAWLDRVR; from the coding sequence ATGGGTCTCTTTCGTAGCGTCCAGGCGGTCACGGGAGCCTCGGGGACGGGTCCCGTCGACTGGACGGCAGTCGCCGAGGCGGCCAAAGCGTCGACCGAGCCCGGCTCTATCGCACTCTCTCGGGAACAGGAGGAGGGGTACGCAGACGACGTGCGCGAGGCGCGCGGTCGGATCCGCGAGGTCGCCGGCATCGACTTCGACGTCCCCGACGCCGTCGAAATCCAGAACCGCCACCACTGGATCGACGCCAACATCGACACCTTCCAGCGCGTGATGGCACCGCTGGGCGATCAGGTCGGCCTGATCCCGGGCCTGGCCCGCATGGTCAACACCGGGTCGATGTCCATCGCGCTCGGCTTCCTCGGCAACAACGTCCTCGGCCAGTACGACCCGCTCTTGCTCGCCGAGAGCGACGCGCACGCGCTGTACTTCGTCCACCCCAACATCGCCAGGGTGGCGACGATGCTCGACGTACCCGAGCCACGCTTCCGGCGCTGGATCGCCTTCCACGAGGTCTCCCACGCCGCCGAGTTCGGGGCCGCGCCCTGGCTCGCCGACCGACTCGAAGCCGACCTCGAACGGGCCGTCGACGCCCTCGGCGAGGGCAGCCTCGACCGCGAGGCGCTGGGGAGTCTCGACACCACGATGACTGCCGTCGAGGGATACGCCGAACTCGTGATGGATCGGGCCTTCGACGGGGAGTACACCGACCTGCGGCGGAAACTGGACGAGCGCCGACAGGGCCGGGGCCCCATCTCGATGCTCGTCCGTCGACTGCTCGGACTGGGCATGAAGCGTCGCCAGTACGAACGCGGGAAACAGTTCTTCGAGACCGTCGCCGACGAGCGCGGCGTCGAGGGCGCGTCGGCGGTCTGGGAGCGCCCGGAGAACCTGCCGACCGATACCGAACTCGACGATCCGGGCGCGTGGCTGGATCGGGTCCGCTAG